In Archangium violaceum, the following are encoded in one genomic region:
- a CDS encoding GNAT family N-acetyltransferase yields MTSPLRIQLTDSADEHWAQVRRLQAETAMGGALPLVIQRGEQRASAWLSLGGSGFDVLAWRGERLVGFAHARIERRMVEAGGRLRPAELFNGGDLRVAADARGTGVVRALFDAVREHCATRGVHQGWGLINQGNDKPLSVMMAGQHGQRAAVQRTFVTASRLLLARPSAPKAPVLEAWEPTDAELESLPGEWSHRFLAPVPPPGAMAAARATFPELRFFRRRADGRFVAALWNPSRARQLRLGGTTPALRALAAAWTLLRPLTRANPFPYPGQPIETVELAFAVRERLDAPALQQLLHEAHRLGGHIVNVIEEGLETQGSPRVRGPANRMRTHVLTFAIGEAPVPTCPPEVPVYVDLAFL; encoded by the coding sequence GTGACGTCTCCCCTCCGCATCCAACTCACCGACTCCGCGGATGAACACTGGGCCCAGGTGCGCCGGCTGCAGGCGGAGACCGCCATGGGCGGCGCGCTGCCCCTCGTCATCCAGCGGGGCGAGCAACGCGCCAGCGCCTGGCTCTCGCTGGGAGGGAGCGGCTTCGACGTGCTCGCCTGGCGAGGAGAGCGACTGGTGGGCTTCGCGCACGCACGCATCGAGCGGCGCATGGTGGAAGCCGGAGGACGGCTACGGCCCGCCGAGCTCTTCAATGGCGGCGACCTGCGCGTGGCCGCCGATGCGAGGGGAACCGGGGTGGTGCGGGCCCTGTTCGACGCCGTGCGCGAGCACTGTGCCACGCGAGGCGTGCACCAGGGGTGGGGGCTCATCAATCAGGGCAACGACAAGCCGCTGTCCGTCATGATGGCGGGCCAGCACGGGCAGCGAGCCGCCGTGCAGCGCACCTTCGTCACCGCGAGCCGGCTGCTGCTGGCGCGCCCCTCGGCCCCCAAGGCCCCCGTGCTCGAGGCCTGGGAGCCGACGGACGCGGAGTTGGAATCGCTGCCCGGGGAGTGGAGCCACCGCTTCCTCGCGCCCGTGCCGCCGCCAGGCGCTATGGCCGCCGCGCGCGCCACGTTCCCCGAGCTGCGCTTCTTCCGCCGCCGCGCCGACGGCCGCTTCGTCGCCGCCCTGTGGAACCCCTCCCGTGCGCGCCAGTTGCGGCTGGGCGGCACGACGCCGGCCCTGCGGGCCCTGGCCGCCGCCTGGACGCTGCTGCGGCCCCTTACCCGAGCCAACCCCTTCCCCTACCCGGGCCAGCCCATCGAGACGGTGGAGCTGGCCTTCGCCGTCCGCGAGCGGCTCGACGCGCCCGCCCTCCAGCAGCTGCTGCACGAGGCGCACCGGCTGGGAGGCCACATCGTCAACGTCATCGAGGAGGGGCTGGAGACCCAGGGCTCACCGCGCGTGCGAGGCCCCGCCAACCGGATGCGCACGCACGTCCTCACCTTCGCCATCGGCGAGGCCCCGGTCCCCACCTGCCCGCCCGAGGTGCCGGTGTACGTCGACCTCGCCTTCCTCTGA
- the glnD gene encoding [protein-PII] uridylyltransferase, producing MSVPSIPSPPPPTHREVLGSLPELPPGGPENRLARARDYLRDAHARVEAFHREGAAGLSTCRLLSAATDRLIHGLFTELAAELHAPPDLALVALGSYGRRELSPHSDLDLLLLRGPDVSEEAVAPLARAFPTLLWDLKRAVGWSARAPEECLRAADADHTVRTALLDSRFLTGDAAVFSLFSEDVLPELLTLHADAYIQDKVQELRSRRERYGDSVFLLEPNLKQGDGGLRDLETALWIARVRFRTRGLTGLLQQSILPGSQVTRLKAARDFLLRIRHHLHFLRARKEDRLTFDLQEEVARFLGYQQGPVLPVEAFMRDYYLAAHAIRQAADALISRCEELSHARKLALSERRIGAFKVFRGKLTLSDPSLFTREPASILDFFRTAEENGLPLYSWARAQAVQALPALEAARATPAVSAAFKALFSRPGTRGELLFELHDAGVLGAVVPEFGRVTAHHQHDLYHVYTVDVHTLFAVRRLYALRAGDLVEQEPELSREMRDLKDPLPLYLGMLLHDAGKGMGGNHSEKGRQLMVALGERLGLSPRQREVAEFLVKDHLVMSHTAQRRDLSDPALIADFARQVGDVEKLTCLYLLTWADISSVGPRMWTGWKAQLLRELYDKARAYLVGTAAPSGAPPSERVREHFHARWSRVLGEPRARELGQVLPERYFLGTDPSRATLHGRLLACARRRPLAAALRHHPEAGYSELSLAARDRPGLLSLFAGVLSAHRIDILSARIVSTSDGLALDVFDVRPPHGMLLDRSRWRMARTDLIRVLTGQATIEEVLRRRRPGSLLQRPLPPVAPKVTVDNRASRDFTVVDVVTQDRVGLLHAISSALTRAGAQIAVAKVATEAHRAMDSFYVTRQGAKVEGAPDEAALVGAITEALESLEREGAETRA from the coding sequence ATGAGCGTCCCGTCCATCCCGTCGCCGCCTCCGCCGACCCACCGCGAGGTCCTCGGCTCGCTCCCCGAGCTCCCCCCCGGCGGTCCCGAGAACCGCCTGGCTCGCGCCCGCGACTACCTCCGCGACGCTCACGCCCGTGTCGAGGCCTTCCACCGCGAGGGCGCCGCCGGCCTGTCCACCTGCCGGCTCCTCTCCGCCGCCACCGACCGCCTCATCCACGGGCTCTTCACCGAGCTCGCCGCCGAGCTCCACGCGCCCCCCGACCTCGCCCTCGTCGCGCTCGGCTCCTACGGGCGCCGCGAGCTGTCTCCCCACTCGGATCTGGACCTGCTCCTCCTGCGCGGGCCCGACGTCTCCGAGGAGGCCGTGGCGCCTCTGGCCCGTGCGTTCCCCACGCTCCTGTGGGATCTCAAGCGCGCCGTTGGTTGGAGCGCCCGCGCCCCCGAGGAGTGTCTCCGCGCCGCCGACGCCGACCACACCGTCCGCACCGCGCTGCTCGACTCGCGCTTCCTCACCGGCGACGCCGCCGTCTTCTCGCTCTTCTCCGAGGACGTCCTCCCCGAGCTCCTCACCCTCCACGCGGATGCCTACATCCAGGACAAGGTCCAGGAGCTGCGCTCCCGCCGCGAGCGCTATGGTGACTCCGTCTTCCTCCTCGAGCCCAACCTCAAGCAGGGCGATGGTGGTCTGCGTGATCTCGAGACGGCCCTGTGGATCGCCCGCGTGCGCTTCCGCACCCGGGGCCTCACCGGGCTCCTGCAGCAGTCCATCCTCCCCGGCTCGCAGGTGACGCGCCTCAAGGCGGCCCGCGACTTCCTCCTGCGCATCCGCCACCACCTCCACTTCCTGCGCGCACGCAAGGAGGACCGGCTCACCTTCGACCTCCAGGAGGAGGTGGCGCGCTTCCTCGGCTACCAGCAGGGCCCCGTGCTGCCCGTCGAGGCCTTCATGCGCGACTACTACCTGGCCGCCCACGCCATCCGCCAGGCCGCCGATGCGCTCATCTCCCGCTGCGAGGAGCTCAGCCACGCTCGGAAGCTCGCCCTCTCCGAGCGCCGGATCGGCGCCTTCAAGGTGTTCCGCGGCAAGCTCACCCTGTCGGATCCGAGCCTCTTCACCCGCGAGCCCGCCTCCATCCTCGACTTCTTCCGCACCGCCGAGGAGAACGGACTGCCCCTCTACTCATGGGCCCGCGCGCAGGCGGTGCAGGCCCTCCCGGCGCTGGAGGCCGCTCGCGCCACGCCCGCCGTGTCCGCCGCCTTCAAGGCCCTCTTCTCGCGGCCGGGCACTCGCGGCGAGCTCCTCTTCGAGCTGCATGACGCGGGGGTGCTCGGCGCCGTGGTGCCCGAGTTCGGCCGCGTCACCGCCCACCACCAGCACGACCTGTACCACGTGTACACCGTCGACGTTCACACGCTCTTCGCCGTGCGCCGCCTCTACGCCCTGCGCGCCGGAGACCTGGTGGAGCAGGAGCCCGAGCTCTCCCGCGAGATGCGCGACCTGAAGGATCCGCTCCCGCTCTACCTCGGCATGCTCCTGCACGACGCGGGGAAGGGGATGGGCGGCAACCACTCCGAGAAGGGCCGGCAGTTGATGGTGGCCCTCGGCGAGCGCCTGGGCCTCTCGCCCCGCCAGCGCGAGGTGGCCGAGTTCCTCGTGAAGGACCACCTGGTGATGAGCCACACCGCCCAGCGCCGGGACTTGAGCGACCCGGCCCTCATCGCCGACTTCGCGCGCCAGGTGGGCGACGTGGAGAAGCTCACCTGCCTCTACCTCCTCACCTGGGCGGACATCAGCTCGGTGGGGCCTCGCATGTGGACGGGCTGGAAGGCCCAGCTGCTGCGCGAGCTGTACGACAAGGCCCGGGCCTACCTCGTCGGCACGGCGGCCCCCTCGGGCGCGCCTCCCTCCGAGCGCGTCCGCGAGCACTTCCATGCGCGCTGGTCCCGCGTGCTCGGCGAGCCCCGGGCGCGCGAGCTCGGGCAGGTGCTCCCCGAGCGGTACTTCCTCGGGACGGATCCGTCGCGCGCCACGCTCCACGGACGGCTGCTCGCGTGTGCCCGGAGGCGGCCCCTGGCCGCCGCCCTGCGCCACCACCCCGAGGCCGGCTACAGCGAGCTGTCCCTCGCGGCCCGGGACAGGCCCGGTCTGCTCTCGCTGTTCGCCGGCGTGCTGTCCGCCCACCGCATCGACATCCTCTCCGCGCGCATCGTCTCCACCTCCGATGGGCTCGCCCTGGACGTCTTCGACGTGCGGCCTCCGCACGGGATGCTGCTCGATCGCTCGCGCTGGCGCATGGCCCGGACGGACCTGATCCGTGTCCTCACGGGCCAGGCCACCATCGAGGAGGTGCTGCGGCGCCGCCGCCCGGGCTCGCTCCTGCAGCGGCCCCTGCCACCCGTGGCTCCCAAGGTGACGGTGGACAACCGCGCCTCCCGGGACTTCACCGTGGTGGACGTGGTGACGCAGGACCGGGTCGGCCTGCTGCACGCCATCTCCTCGGCCCTCACCCGCGCGGGCGCGCAGATCGCCGTCGCCAAGGTGGCCACCGAGGCCCATCGCGCGATGGACTCGTTCTACGTCACCCGCCAGGGCGCCAAGGTCGAGGGTGCCCCCGACGAGGCCGCGCTGGTGGGGGCGATCACCGAGGCCCTGGAGTCCCTGGAGCGCGAGGGCGCGGAGACCCGCGCGTGA
- a CDS encoding TVP38/TMEM64 family protein — protein sequence MGGGGGGLKMWVRMLAPVLASIAGLTMLRLLGPDFINQKDLHALLAPMGKWAPVAFILFLAVRPVTLLPGQVFTAVGGMIFGTRAATLYSLAGSFLATLLIFALSRWLGTRLMKRMAGSRYPVITRVAKRHGFKFALLTCINPLLPTDVMIAAAASAKARFWPLVLGVLLGTVPGTLLTAQFGSGLAQGHTVATVVSGVGMVVSLVLGALLGRRIFHELNEEEPSEGQDEQSQPRESHRHPPLAAKGRIGQPALSTFQELPPAGP from the coding sequence GCGGCGGTGGCGGTTTGAAGATGTGGGTCCGGATGCTGGCACCAGTGCTGGCCTCGATCGCGGGGCTCACGATGCTGCGGCTGCTGGGCCCGGACTTCATCAACCAGAAGGATCTGCACGCCTTGCTCGCGCCGATGGGCAAATGGGCGCCGGTGGCGTTCATTCTCTTCCTGGCTGTGAGGCCGGTGACACTGCTGCCCGGGCAGGTGTTCACCGCGGTGGGTGGGATGATTTTCGGCACCCGGGCGGCCACGCTCTATTCACTGGCGGGCAGCTTCCTGGCCACGTTGCTGATTTTCGCGTTGTCTCGCTGGTTGGGAACGCGGCTGATGAAGCGCATGGCGGGCAGCCGCTATCCGGTCATCACCCGGGTGGCGAAGCGGCACGGCTTCAAGTTCGCCCTGCTCACGTGCATCAACCCGCTGCTGCCCACGGACGTGATGATCGCGGCGGCGGCGTCGGCCAAGGCGCGCTTCTGGCCGCTGGTGCTGGGGGTGCTGCTGGGCACCGTCCCTGGTACCCTCCTCACCGCGCAGTTCGGCAGCGGCCTGGCGCAGGGCCACACGGTGGCGACGGTGGTGTCTGGCGTGGGGATGGTGGTGTCGCTGGTGCTGGGCGCGTTGCTCGGCCGCCGCATCTTCCACGAGCTCAACGAGGAGGAGCCGTCGGAGGGCCAGGACGAGCAGTCCCAGCCACGGGAGTCCCATCGTCACCCGCCGCTCGCGGCGAAGGGCCGGATCGGCCAGCCGGCGCTGTCGACCTTCCAGGAGCTGCCGCCCGCCGGTCCGTGA